The following is a genomic window from Marinobacter sp. NP-4(2019).
TACAAAGTGGTATCGTCAACACCGATGTCACAACCTCCGATATAGCAAATTTCAAGAAACTGCTTCTCAAGCGCATTGATTTGTTTCCCATGGACCCTGTCGTGGGTGAAGCGATGATACGAAACCGTTTTGCTTCCCAGGCCTCTCGCCTGTCCTTTCATCCGAAACCGCTCCGCGAGGCATTCTACCATCTACTTTTCGACAAGGAATCTGCGGACCTCAGGCAGGCGTTTAACAATGGATTTGAGAAGCTACGCGAGAGTGGTCGTTACAAAACCATCATCGAGAAAGCGGTTGCTCAAAACAGCACGTCCGTCGCTGCCAGGATACTGGAAGACAAGCTGGTCAACTGGAACGGCTTGTCGTCGCCCTGCTCTCTTTCTGCCGAATAACACGGCCCCTGGTGTTATTGATTACAGCCCCCCCCTTTGCACTTGCTTATACGATGA
Proteins encoded in this region:
- a CDS encoding substrate-binding periplasmic protein, with product MAGAQTIHIATGHWPPYLDEARPDKGFLAQIIQESFANEGIEVDFTFLPWSRALAMVDPEHYQASAVWSCTESRKREFLYSAPILPYQYVFYHRTEDVFDWASFADLSGWTIGLTQDYSYGETLSGAVQSGIVNTDVTTSDIANFKKLLLKRIDLFPMDPVVGEAMIRNRFASQASRLSFHPKPLREAFYHLLFDKESADLRQAFNNGFEKLRESGRYKTIIEKAVAQNSTSVAARILEDKLVNWNGLSSPCSLSAE